In Halobacteriovorax marinus SJ, the following proteins share a genomic window:
- the clpA gene encoding ATP-dependent Clp protease ATP-binding subunit ClpA, translating to MMSKKLEEIINQAIQIANEKKHEYLTLETVLISMLDDDQVIEVLNDLGADVDQIQTDLVEFLNDKDNFSILTDEQVQNLSEQQFVDEELRKLASENGIKYQPEISLSLQRVIQRAAIHVQSSGKRHIMGINILVSMFQEKESFALYSIQKHGIERFDVVRYIAHGADEPANSDEEFISDSELEGGITPSRINKEKKENAALNEFCVNLNSLAKKNKIDPLIGREDELERIVEILCRRRKNNPLLVGEAGVGKTAIVEGLAKSIVEGNVPEVLEGTTIFSLDMAALLAGAKFRGDFEKRLKNVLKDLDTIQDKGEKAILFIDEIHTVMGAGATNGGSMDASNLLKPALSSGRVRCVGSTTHDEFRKFIEKDHAFSRRFQKIDVDEPSLDDTYQILKGLKPKFEEHHGVKYSNAVLRAAVDLSDKFLGDRKNPDKSIDVVDEVGARVHLLPKNKRKKNISKKDVEAIISKLAKIPEISVTGSDKDRLKNLKSNLHLVIYGQDEAVEKVSDAIILSRSGLGHENKPMANFLFAGPTGVGKTELARQLAHNLGSHLERFDMSEYMEKHSVAKLIGAPPGYVGYDNGGLLTDAVKKNPHCILLLDEIEKAHPDIYNILLQVMDHGSLTDSQGRTTDFRNTVIIMTTNAGAKQMDAGSIGLGQAKFEGNTAKRDQTLKNFFSPEFRNRLDGIIHFNKLGSEFIVKIVDKFLLDLETRLAAKNVEIEVTQKAKLWLADTGYDPKMGARPIGRIIDQQIKKPLSNEVLFGELAKGGKVIVDYDGEEITFKYE from the coding sequence ATGATGTCAAAGAAACTAGAAGAAATTATAAATCAAGCCATTCAGATCGCGAATGAGAAGAAGCATGAATATCTCACACTGGAGACAGTTCTTATCTCTATGCTAGATGACGATCAGGTTATAGAAGTTTTAAATGACCTAGGCGCAGATGTTGATCAAATACAAACTGATCTCGTAGAGTTTCTAAATGATAAAGATAATTTTAGTATTCTCACAGACGAACAAGTTCAAAATTTAAGTGAACAACAATTTGTCGATGAAGAGCTAAGAAAGCTCGCTAGTGAGAATGGAATTAAGTATCAACCAGAGATTTCTCTATCCCTACAAAGAGTTATTCAAAGGGCCGCGATTCATGTTCAGTCCTCTGGTAAAAGACACATTATGGGAATCAATATTTTGGTTTCTATGTTTCAAGAAAAAGAAAGCTTCGCTCTGTACTCTATTCAAAAGCACGGTATCGAAAGATTTGATGTCGTTAGATATATTGCTCATGGAGCAGATGAACCTGCAAATAGTGATGAAGAGTTTATTAGTGACTCAGAGCTTGAGGGTGGAATAACTCCTAGTAGAATTAATAAAGAGAAGAAAGAGAATGCAGCACTTAATGAGTTCTGTGTGAACCTAAATTCTTTAGCAAAGAAAAATAAAATAGATCCTCTCATTGGAAGAGAAGATGAACTAGAGAGAATAGTTGAAATACTATGTCGTAGAAGAAAGAATAACCCTCTTCTCGTTGGAGAAGCCGGAGTAGGTAAAACTGCAATCGTAGAAGGATTGGCAAAAAGTATAGTAGAGGGAAATGTTCCTGAAGTTTTAGAAGGCACAACAATTTTTAGTCTTGATATGGCCGCACTACTTGCTGGAGCAAAATTTAGAGGGGATTTTGAAAAGAGACTAAAGAACGTTTTAAAAGATTTAGACACTATTCAAGATAAAGGAGAGAAAGCAATCCTCTTTATCGATGAGATTCATACCGTCATGGGAGCTGGGGCAACGAATGGAGGAAGTATGGATGCTTCTAATCTTTTAAAGCCAGCTCTATCTTCTGGAAGAGTACGCTGTGTGGGAAGTACCACTCACGATGAATTCAGAAAATTTATTGAAAAAGATCATGCTTTTAGTCGCAGGTTTCAAAAAATTGATGTGGATGAGCCATCACTAGATGATACTTATCAAATCCTAAAGGGATTAAAGCCTAAGTTTGAAGAGCATCACGGTGTTAAATATTCAAATGCTGTTCTTAGAGCGGCAGTCGATCTTTCAGATAAGTTTCTGGGAGATAGAAAGAACCCAGATAAATCGATTGATGTTGTAGATGAAGTTGGAGCAAGAGTGCACTTACTTCCAAAGAATAAGAGAAAGAAGAATATCTCTAAAAAAGATGTTGAGGCGATCATTTCTAAGCTCGCTAAAATTCCTGAGATTAGTGTGACAGGAAGCGATAAGGATCGCTTAAAGAATTTAAAGTCTAATCTTCATCTCGTAATCTATGGTCAAGATGAAGCAGTAGAGAAGGTAAGTGATGCCATAATTCTTTCAAGATCAGGGTTAGGGCATGAGAATAAGCCAATGGCGAACTTTCTCTTTGCCGGTCCAACTGGTGTTGGGAAAACAGAGCTTGCTAGACAATTGGCCCATAATTTAGGTTCCCACTTAGAGCGTTTTGATATGTCGGAGTATATGGAAAAACACTCTGTGGCTAAACTTATAGGGGCTCCTCCTGGTTATGTTGGTTATGATAATGGAGGTCTACTTACAGATGCTGTAAAAAAGAATCCACATTGTATTCTTCTTTTAGATGAAATTGAAAAGGCCCATCCTGATATTTATAATATTCTTTTACAGGTAATGGATCATGGTTCATTAACAGACTCTCAAGGTAGAACCACTGATTTTAGAAATACAGTGATTATCATGACAACTAATGCTGGGGCAAAGCAAATGGATGCGGGCTCAATTGGTCTTGGGCAAGCTAAATTTGAAGGCAATACAGCAAAGAGAGATCAGACCTTAAAGAATTTCTTTAGCCCTGAATTTAGAAATAGATTAGATGGAATTATTCACTTCAATAAGCTTGGTAGTGAATTCATTGTGAAGATCGTTGATAAGTTCTTACTTGATTTAGAAACGAGATTAGCAGCAAAGAATGTTGAGATAGAAGTTACGCAAAAAGCAAAACTTTGGTTGGCCGATACGGGTTATGATCCAAAAATGGGTGCTAGACCGATTGGAAGAATTATTGATCAACAAATTAAAAAGCCTCTATCCAATGAAGTTCTCTTTGGGGAATTGGCCAAAGGTGGAAAGGTTATTGTTGACTATGATGGCGAGGAAATTACTTTTAAATACGAGTAA
- the clpS gene encoding ATP-dependent Clp protease adapter ClpS gives MSNYEKKYNLDDYRFNPILSEEDEYGEGGVATIKKIKVKKPRKYKVLIHNDDYTTMEFVIYILQKVFAKNLEEAQAIMLKVHNEGIGVCGVYSYEIAETKSEKVNQEAKENGHPLKCTIEPEA, from the coding sequence ATGTCTAATTACGAAAAAAAATATAACCTTGACGACTACAGATTCAATCCCATCTTAAGTGAAGAGGATGAGTATGGCGAAGGAGGTGTCGCCACCATAAAGAAAATCAAGGTGAAAAAACCGAGAAAGTATAAGGTACTCATTCATAATGATGACTATACCACGATGGAGTTTGTCATTTATATTCTGCAAAAAGTTTTTGCAAAGAACTTAGAAGAGGCCCAAGCAATTATGCTTAAAGTGCACAATGAAGGAATAGGAGTGTGTGGGGTTTATAGCTATGAGATTGCAGAAACCAAGTCAGAGAAAGTCAATCAAGAAGCCAAGGAGAATGGACATCCCTTAAAATGTACCATTGAGCCCGAGGCCTAA
- a CDS encoding tellurite resistance TerB family protein, with translation MSFWDIFIAKEEAKPKSVLQSKVQEQFPNYPESKRILISCLAGLCARIAYVDFDISPKEKDAIKGALSKWMNLSEEEADFVATSALDEVKELSGIEPRKYCTALNDLLDNDDKLHILESLFQVSAADGNVEELESEEIRIIATALLLEHKHFIAARATVAKYLGALK, from the coding sequence ATGAGTTTTTGGGACATATTTATAGCAAAAGAAGAAGCTAAGCCTAAGTCTGTGCTTCAATCTAAAGTCCAAGAGCAATTTCCCAATTATCCTGAATCAAAAAGGATTCTCATATCGTGCTTAGCTGGTCTATGCGCACGTATAGCCTATGTTGACTTTGATATTTCCCCAAAAGAAAAAGACGCTATAAAAGGCGCTCTAAGTAAGTGGATGAACCTCAGTGAGGAAGAAGCTGACTTTGTTGCAACCTCAGCTCTTGATGAAGTTAAAGAGCTATCTGGCATTGAACCAAGAAAGTACTGTACTGCACTTAATGACTTACTCGACAACGATGATAAGTTGCATATTCTAGAGTCTCTCTTTCAAGTTTCTGCCGCAGATGGAAATGTTGAAGAACTAGAGAGCGAAGAAATAAGAATTATTGCAACGGCATTACTTCTAGAGCATAAACACTTTATCGCCGCTCGTGCGACAGTGGCCAAGTACCTTGGAGCCCTCAAGTAA
- the hpf gene encoding ribosome hibernation-promoting factor, HPF/YfiA family produces MKVTITFLHLEHTQALDDRIHEKSAKLKKFIDGEINLKWSCYVKEGNHYAEVDLNGPTFHYHATGHSDSLYKTIDVVVDKLEKQLQKKKGKWKNSKHRVAVKEMKINDPEMAWAEYDEDYVA; encoded by the coding sequence ATGAAAGTGACTATCACATTTCTTCATTTAGAGCACACTCAAGCACTTGATGACAGAATCCATGAAAAGTCAGCTAAGCTTAAAAAGTTTATTGACGGAGAAATTAATTTGAAGTGGAGCTGTTATGTGAAAGAGGGAAATCACTATGCTGAAGTAGACTTAAATGGGCCTACTTTCCATTATCATGCTACGGGACACTCTGATAGTCTTTATAAGACTATTGATGTTGTTGTTGATAAGCTTGAGAAGCAGCTTCAAAAGAAGAAAGGGAAATGGAAGAATAGCAAACACAGAGTTGCTGTTAAAGAGATGAAAATTAATGATCCTGAGATGGCCTGGGCCGAGTACGACGAAGATTACGTCGCTTAA
- the rpoN gene encoding RNA polymerase factor sigma-54, with product MAVKISQSLKQSQNLMMTPQLQQAIKLLTLTHLEMTSVIAEEMVENPMLEEFGNGNEVPDKKSEDDYNVEKLESQGAEAKSENFDEAPVISKDDDFDWQKYVETYNNSSSTPSMVGPASSDETPNYENIISKGMSLADHLEWQLRMEDLTNEELALGLEIIHNINDDGYLSTSYDEIIAKTELERDHAFDVFEMVQRFDPVGCGAANLTDCLLAQARIAEERSPLLEKIISFHLEDLHRKDYAKISKETGASSEIIMETAKLLHQFHPKPGRLVSDQDTHYITPDIYVVEVGGEFVVQVNDEGIPRLRISKLYQELLTSAKGEKSEASEYVLDKLKSAKWLLKSIQTRQQTIYKVSKAIVRQQQEFFKKGPKYLKPMILKDVANEIGMHESTVSRVTTNKYMHTPIGLFELKYFFNTGIGGKNGGDDISSEVLKLKIKELVANESPKKPLSDQKIADLLSRDDVKVARRTVAKYREMLGIESSSKRKVKS from the coding sequence ATGGCAGTTAAGATCTCACAAAGTCTTAAACAATCTCAGAACTTGATGATGACGCCGCAATTGCAGCAGGCGATCAAACTCTTGACTTTAACTCACCTTGAAATGACTTCTGTTATTGCTGAAGAGATGGTTGAAAATCCAATGCTCGAAGAATTTGGCAATGGTAATGAAGTTCCAGATAAGAAATCAGAAGACGATTACAATGTAGAAAAATTAGAGAGCCAGGGGGCGGAAGCAAAGAGTGAAAACTTTGATGAAGCACCAGTTATTTCAAAAGATGATGACTTTGATTGGCAGAAATATGTCGAGACATATAATAACTCGTCTTCGACTCCATCAATGGTTGGTCCGGCCTCAAGTGATGAAACACCTAATTATGAAAATATAATCTCTAAGGGGATGTCTCTTGCTGATCACCTTGAGTGGCAGCTAAGAATGGAAGACCTTACAAACGAGGAACTCGCTCTTGGTCTAGAGATTATTCACAACATTAATGATGATGGTTACCTAAGTACATCTTATGATGAAATCATTGCAAAGACTGAGCTAGAGAGAGATCATGCATTTGATGTCTTTGAAATGGTTCAGCGCTTTGATCCTGTAGGTTGTGGAGCAGCTAATCTAACTGACTGTCTTCTTGCTCAGGCGAGAATCGCAGAGGAGAGATCTCCTTTGTTAGAAAAGATTATTAGCTTCCACTTAGAAGATCTACATAGAAAAGACTATGCAAAAATTAGTAAGGAAACGGGAGCGTCTTCTGAAATTATAATGGAGACTGCGAAGCTTCTACATCAATTTCATCCAAAGCCAGGACGTCTTGTCTCTGATCAAGATACTCACTATATCACACCTGATATTTATGTCGTTGAAGTGGGTGGAGAATTTGTTGTACAAGTGAACGATGAAGGAATTCCTCGTCTTAGAATTTCAAAGCTCTATCAAGAACTTTTAACGAGTGCTAAAGGTGAGAAGAGTGAAGCAAGTGAGTATGTTTTAGATAAATTAAAATCTGCAAAGTGGTTGTTAAAGTCTATTCAAACTAGACAACAAACTATTTATAAAGTTTCTAAAGCAATCGTAAGGCAGCAACAAGAATTCTTTAAAAAGGGTCCAAAATATTTAAAGCCAATGATCTTAAAAGATGTTGCCAATGAAATTGGAATGCATGAGTCAACAGTATCGAGAGTGACAACGAATAAGTATATGCACACGCCAATTGGTCTCTTTGAACTAAAGTATTTCTTTAATACTGGTATTGGTGGAAAGAATGGTGGAGACGATATCTCAAGTGAAGTTTTAAAGCTTAAGATTAAAGAATTAGTGGCCAACGAAAGCCCTAAGAAACCTCTTTCTGATCAGAAAATCGCCGACCTTTTAAGTCGAGATGACGTAAAAGTTGCGAGGAGAACAGTAGCTAAGTATCGAGAGATGCTGGGAATTGAATCTTCTTCGAAAAGAAAAGTAAAATCTTAA
- the lptB gene encoding LPS export ABC transporter ATP-binding protein, which translates to MEERSFLEATNLKKTYSGRTVVKDVSLRVEQGEVVGLLGPNGAGKTTSFYMIVGLVRADEGRIELSGDELTEFPIHVRALKGVGYLPQEASVFRDLTVEENIYAVLENRKLPKVKRQNLLESLLEDFGLGHIRKSLGSALSGGERRRVEIARALALEPRFVLLDEPFAGVDPLAVSDIQGVIRSLKNRNIGVLITDHNVRETLGIVDRAYIMNSGELLVSGTPDEIVNNERARKFYLGDEFKM; encoded by the coding sequence ATGGAAGAAAGAAGCTTTCTAGAGGCTACAAACCTCAAGAAAACCTACTCGGGAAGAACAGTTGTTAAAGACGTTAGTCTAAGAGTAGAGCAAGGTGAAGTTGTCGGTCTCTTGGGACCAAACGGAGCAGGAAAAACCACATCATTTTATATGATCGTTGGTTTGGTAAGAGCAGACGAAGGAAGGATAGAACTTTCTGGAGATGAGCTTACGGAGTTTCCCATTCACGTTCGCGCACTTAAAGGTGTGGGCTACTTACCCCAAGAGGCTTCTGTTTTTAGAGACCTGACAGTAGAAGAAAATATCTATGCTGTCTTAGAAAATAGAAAGTTGCCAAAAGTTAAAAGGCAAAATCTATTGGAGTCTCTTTTAGAAGATTTTGGACTGGGACATATAAGAAAGTCTCTAGGTTCAGCTCTTTCCGGTGGGGAGAGAAGAAGAGTGGAAATTGCGAGGGCCTTGGCATTGGAGCCAAGATTTGTTCTTCTCGATGAACCATTCGCTGGGGTTGATCCTCTCGCTGTAAGCGATATTCAAGGGGTGATCCGCAGTTTGAAGAATAGAAATATTGGCGTCTTAATTACAGACCACAATGTGAGAGAAACATTGGGAATTGTAGATAGGGCCTATATTATGAATAGTGGTGAACTACTTGTTAGTGGAACACCAGACGAAATTGTAAATAACGAAAGAGCACGGAAGTTCTATTTGGGTGACGAATTTAAGATGTAA
- the lptC gene encoding LPS export ABC transporter periplasmic protein LptC, which translates to MINSFKKSFVFFSFLLILGGITIWGESVEWKRSQALKNEAEDESQSYDQESYFETVSFYRVKNEKPVLHLDAKELSMNSATGKSLFAEPEGVAFTGNGEPVQYSARNGFLFRAQDQVIFENEVKFKMETSTLSADKTTYFMNIDEIVSEGNVETISISEKNKTKENIKVWSNSAITWPSKDKSRYEGDVRGVIKRKRVYEESVSFKAQQVDVNMLTLQIDLLEKVHLEKQQLKADSHRGEIFLENYNKKLKYFVLYDDVKVVEKVKLEKDGRVSSFERRAFGEKLEGMMSESKIILTGYPKVFQQNDVITGNKIVLRENNEVVEVDDANTNFILR; encoded by the coding sequence TTGATCAATAGTTTTAAAAAATCATTTGTTTTCTTTAGTTTTCTCCTGATTTTGGGAGGCATCACTATTTGGGGTGAGAGTGTGGAGTGGAAGCGCTCGCAGGCCCTGAAAAATGAGGCGGAAGATGAGAGTCAGAGCTATGATCAAGAAAGTTACTTTGAAACAGTCTCTTTCTATCGTGTTAAAAATGAAAAACCAGTTCTTCATCTAGACGCAAAAGAATTGTCTATGAACTCTGCGACCGGTAAATCACTCTTTGCTGAGCCAGAAGGTGTTGCCTTTACTGGCAATGGTGAGCCTGTTCAATATTCTGCCCGCAACGGATTTCTCTTTAGGGCCCAGGATCAAGTTATTTTTGAGAATGAAGTTAAGTTTAAAATGGAGACTTCAACTCTTAGTGCAGATAAAACAACTTACTTTATGAATATTGATGAGATTGTCTCAGAGGGCAATGTTGAGACAATAAGTATTAGTGAAAAGAATAAGACCAAAGAAAATATAAAAGTATGGTCAAACTCCGCCATTACTTGGCCCTCAAAAGACAAGAGTCGCTACGAGGGAGATGTTAGGGGCGTGATTAAGAGAAAGCGAGTTTATGAAGAAAGCGTCAGCTTTAAGGCCCAGCAAGTAGACGTAAATATGCTGACGCTTCAAATAGATTTACTTGAAAAAGTACACTTGGAAAAACAACAACTTAAGGCGGATTCTCACCGCGGAGAAATATTTCTCGAAAACTATAATAAAAAGCTCAAGTATTTCGTTCTTTATGACGATGTGAAGGTTGTAGAGAAAGTAAAACTGGAAAAGGATGGTCGTGTTTCCTCCTTTGAAAGACGTGCTTTTGGAGAAAAACTGGAAGGTATGATGAGTGAGAGTAAAATTATTCTCACTGGATACCCGAAGGTTTTTCAACAAAACGATGTAATTACTGGAAATAAAATTGTGCTCCGTGAGAATAACGAAGTTGTTGAAGTAGATGATGCGAACACTAATTTTATATTAAGGTAA
- the mutS gene encoding DNA mismatch repair protein MutS, which yields MSTHTLDTLNEIVEHGVKLTPMMAQFYDVKKEYADHLVLFRMGDFYEVFFDDAKKASKLLNITLTHRGKLGDFPIPMAGIPHHAAAVYIDRLSAFGLKVAICEQVEDPKEAKGIVKRAVTQVVSPGLPFDLEKADSQDHKFIASAIKLEDAYYLAAIDFTTGEFSGHKLTTIEDFLDKLRMLAPKEFICAMGDWDEVKELDNLLNALGVLKTHLSKEYFEQKYTEIYIEKLIPAFKRDKVIATCHEILGPIGALSYYICSTQNAENFCHIRPFQMISEKGHMKVTAPTLIGLEILPKSRETYKDSLLGFLDKTKTAMGSRNLKQVFTNPLNDLVAISDRQNFVSYFLDESDILESVREKLSDVRDLERIMAKVSTNKSTAGDLINLAKAVRTYEELGDVFSHPSAKFLSTLKKKELTSLRALSKRVENTINDEIGAALEKGNLIKEGCDQERDRLAKLSTNTANELLELEARYREETGIQKLRVKSNNVAGYFIEVSKTHTDKVPDNFKRRQTLVNSERYTTEELTAFEKEIFSAKEKLERLEREIFKALISEVAENNNAIMMLSKSLGLLDVFQSFAWVAAQEDFTKPNLNEKRKLTHLEGAWHPLIKSIIKDQFVAHDLMLNEECFFGLITGPNMAGKTTVMREVAIVQLLAQVGSYVPAESANLGLCDYLFSRLGASDDILKGQSTFMVEMAETAEILRHATENSLIILDEVGRGTSTYDGLSIAWSLVEHFVNQTKALTLFATHYHELIEMVEQLPGAKNLTVETFNKDGDVQFLYRLIEEGASQSFGIYVAKLAGLPQSILERSTHLLKTLESENGNSSATSLDVNTNDISSPQLSFFGEPEIIVEREIPEHLQKLEVDLSSVDVMNMTPLEALNKLNQLKESLRQ from the coding sequence TTGTCCACACACACTCTCGACACCTTGAATGAAATCGTTGAACACGGTGTAAAACTCACACCAATGATGGCCCAATTCTACGACGTAAAAAAAGAATACGCAGACCATCTCGTTCTCTTTCGAATGGGAGACTTCTATGAAGTCTTCTTCGATGATGCAAAGAAAGCTTCAAAACTTTTAAATATTACTCTTACCCACCGAGGTAAGCTTGGCGACTTCCCTATTCCGATGGCCGGAATTCCTCACCATGCCGCTGCAGTTTACATTGATAGACTCAGTGCTTTTGGTCTCAAGGTTGCCATCTGTGAACAAGTTGAAGATCCTAAAGAAGCAAAAGGAATTGTAAAAAGGGCCGTTACTCAAGTGGTCTCCCCTGGCCTTCCATTTGATTTGGAAAAAGCAGACTCACAAGATCATAAATTCATAGCCTCTGCCATCAAGCTAGAAGACGCTTATTATTTAGCAGCAATTGATTTCACAACAGGTGAGTTCAGTGGACATAAACTCACTACCATTGAGGACTTCTTAGACAAGCTCAGAATGCTTGCTCCTAAAGAGTTTATTTGCGCTATGGGAGATTGGGACGAAGTCAAAGAGCTCGACAACCTCCTAAATGCATTAGGTGTATTAAAGACTCACCTTTCAAAAGAATACTTTGAACAGAAATATACTGAAATCTATATTGAAAAGCTTATACCTGCCTTTAAAAGAGACAAGGTCATAGCAACTTGTCATGAGATATTAGGACCTATTGGTGCACTCTCCTACTATATCTGTTCTACTCAAAATGCAGAGAACTTCTGCCATATAAGACCATTTCAAATGATTAGTGAAAAAGGTCATATGAAAGTTACTGCTCCCACACTAATTGGGCTTGAGATTTTACCTAAGTCTAGAGAGACTTATAAAGATTCACTACTAGGATTCTTAGATAAAACAAAAACAGCAATGGGCTCTAGAAACTTAAAGCAAGTTTTCACTAACCCTCTCAATGATCTCGTTGCCATTAGCGATAGACAGAACTTTGTCTCATACTTTCTGGATGAGAGTGATATCCTTGAATCTGTTAGAGAGAAATTAAGTGATGTTAGAGACCTTGAAAGAATTATGGCAAAGGTCTCAACGAATAAATCTACTGCTGGAGATCTCATTAACCTAGCGAAAGCAGTTAGAACATACGAAGAGCTTGGGGATGTTTTTTCACACCCAAGTGCAAAATTTCTAAGCACACTTAAAAAGAAAGAACTCACTTCACTTAGAGCACTCTCAAAGAGAGTTGAAAATACGATTAATGATGAAATTGGTGCTGCCCTAGAGAAAGGGAATTTAATTAAAGAAGGTTGCGATCAAGAGAGAGACCGCTTGGCCAAACTAAGCACAAATACGGCCAACGAACTCTTAGAGCTTGAAGCCCGCTACAGAGAAGAGACGGGAATTCAAAAATTAAGAGTGAAGTCAAATAATGTTGCAGGCTACTTTATTGAAGTTTCAAAAACTCATACTGATAAAGTTCCAGATAACTTCAAGAGAAGACAAACATTAGTAAACTCTGAAAGATACACTACAGAGGAACTCACTGCTTTTGAAAAAGAAATCTTCTCTGCAAAAGAAAAGCTAGAGAGACTTGAGAGAGAAATCTTCAAAGCACTTATAAGTGAAGTTGCCGAAAATAATAATGCGATCATGATGCTTTCAAAGTCACTTGGTCTATTAGATGTATTCCAAAGTTTTGCCTGGGTTGCAGCACAAGAAGACTTCACTAAGCCAAACTTAAATGAAAAGAGAAAGCTCACTCACCTAGAAGGAGCTTGGCACCCACTAATTAAATCTATTATTAAAGATCAATTTGTGGCCCACGACCTTATGCTTAATGAAGAGTGTTTCTTTGGTCTAATCACTGGTCCAAACATGGCCGGTAAAACAACCGTTATGCGTGAAGTGGCCATAGTACAACTCTTGGCCCAAGTAGGTTCATATGTTCCTGCCGAAAGTGCTAACCTTGGACTATGCGACTACCTCTTTAGTAGACTTGGGGCGAGTGATGATATCTTAAAGGGTCAATCAACATTTATGGTTGAAATGGCCGAGACTGCAGAAATTCTTCGCCATGCAACTGAAAACTCACTTATCATTCTAGATGAAGTTGGAAGAGGGACATCAACATATGATGGGCTCAGTATTGCGTGGTCCCTAGTAGAGCACTTTGTAAATCAAACAAAAGCGCTTACTCTCTTTGCTACTCACTATCATGAACTTATTGAGATGGTAGAGCAATTACCTGGAGCAAAGAACTTAACAGTTGAAACTTTTAACAAAGATGGCGATGTTCAATTTCTTTATCGTCTCATTGAAGAAGGTGCATCTCAGAGTTTTGGTATCTACGTTGCTAAATTAGCGGGTCTTCCACAATCAATTCTAGAGCGCTCAACTCACCTCTTAAAAACTCTAGAGAGTGAAAATGGAAATAGCTCGGCGACAAGTCTTGATGTAAATACGAATGATATTTCATCTCCCCAGTTAAGCTTTTTTGGAGAGCCTGAAATTATTGTAGAGAGAGAAATTCCTGAACATCTTCAAAAGCTAGAAGTAGACCTAAGCTCTGTTGATGTTATGAACATGACTCCTCTTGAGGCCCTTAATAAGCTTA